The proteins below come from a single Molothrus ater isolate BHLD 08-10-18 breed brown headed cowbird chromosome 3, BPBGC_Mater_1.1, whole genome shotgun sequence genomic window:
- the KIZ gene encoding LOW QUALITY PROTEIN: centrosomal protein kizuna (The sequence of the model RefSeq protein was modified relative to this genomic sequence to represent the inferred CDS: deleted 1 base in 1 codon), with amino-acid sequence MEDTMADLHLVRQNLQRHLEAVSARQQLALRRNQALRWEFLQLEAHMETTGWESIWKMERYGREIKNLLSLREGSLSAGGDKEEGPSEQVPQAGGQAGIGTNAAVPGELGYPAAALLGCPTPAAPATGGLGSQQEPPLRSPSPDGLAPESGSAAGGSEEGAAGHGDLAASEEGSEQLTSASGAKAAPPRLGSVPGAKPSLSSWWAHREGSSAKLPVPAGAEEEARPSIPSLRQEQGRDARAPEGSLLPPPNPAAAQEEPLDSSAPHRSGGMQAELQELCQALQLLEGLVEGMSPQHRALYQGQPSGTAELPSACAGGSRLAQGDLEVMEAMVLQQLQAVSQYARSWSLPPENTDEAVGRAGHEEHTRDTDALRTLLSRHGLFLKQHRVQLPEQVAEMFEQLLAPGEEEQDRQTVLREALPGECGDEPPVQSDESSLGLPSIPTNGGEGKQGELARREAGGDHSHDSPEGSDSLGTHSESSSLSDGSVPPFSRTELRKETVPAIKSKAFWGESDDSSSELEAALRPQTHGTDSDDFDDFYD; translated from the exons ATGGAAGACACAATGGCTGATCTACACCT AGTGAGGCAGAATCTGCAGAGGCACCTGGAAGCGGTGTCAGCACGGCAGCAGCTGGCCCTGCGCCGGAACCAGGCCCTGCgctgggaattcctgcagctCGAGGCTCACATGGAAaccacaggctgggagagcatcTGGAAGATGGAA CGGTAtggaagggaaattaaaaaccTGTTATCCCTTCGAGAGGGCAGCTTGTCAGCAGGAGGTGACAAGGAGGAAGGACCCAGCGAGCAG GTGCCGCAGGCCGGAGGACAGGCGGGAATTGGCACCAATGCAGCcgtgccaggagagctgggctaTCCAGCAGCAGCCTTGCTGGGCTGCCCCACAccagctgccccagccacaGGAGGTTtgggctctcagcaggagcCCCCTCTGCGCTCCCCATCCCCTGATGGGCTCGCTCCTGAGAGT GGCAGCGCTGCTGGAGGGagtgaggagggagcagcaggacatggggacCTGGCTGCCAGTGAGgaaggctctgagcagctcacCTCAGCTTCTGGTGCCAAAGCAGCCCCCCCGAGGCTGGGAAGTGTTCCAG GGGCAAAGCCTAGCCTGAGCAGCTGGTGGGCtcacagggaggggagcagtGCCAAGCTCCCGGtccctgctggtgctgaggaGGAGGCGAGGCCAAGCATTCCCAGCCTgcggcaggagcagggcagggatgcccGGGCTCCAGagggctccctgctgcccccaccaaaccctgctgcagcccaggaggagcCCTTGGACAGCTCAGCACCACACAG GTCCGGCGGGATGCAGGCcgagctccaggagctctgccaggcgctgcagctcctggaggggctggtggAGGGGATGAGCCCCCAGCACCGGGCGCTGTACCAGGGCCAGCCCTCGGGGACAGCGGAGCTGCCCAG TGCttgtgctgggggcagcaggcTGGCTCAGGGTGACCTCGAGGTGATGGAAGCCATGGTgttgcagcagctccaggccgTGTCCCAATACGCGCGGAGCTGGAGCCTCCCGCCGGAGAACACCGACGAGGCcgtgggcagagcagggcatgagGAGCACACCAG GGACACGGATGCGCTGCGGACTCTTCTGAGCCGCCATGGCTTGTTCCTGAAGCAGCACCGGGttcagctcccagagcaggtgGCAGAGATGtttgagcagctgctggctccaggagaggaggagcaggaccGCCAG ACTGTGCTGAGAGAGGCCCTTCCAGGAGAGTGTGGGGATGAGCCACCTGTGCAGAGTGATGAATCCTCTCTTGGCCTGCCATCAATCCCAACCAACGGCGGGGAAGGAAAGCAGGGGGAACTGGCACGGCGAGAAGCAG GGGGGGATCACAGCCACGACAGTCCCGAAGGAAGCGACAGTTTGGGAACGCATTCGGAAAGCAGCTCCCTGTCGGATGGAAGCGttcctcccttctccag